The nucleotide window TAAACTCAAAAAAAGTTGTTCCCGATGTCGCTTATATAATTATTCATGGCACGCCCGGAGAGAACGGAATTTTACAAAGCTATCTCGATTTACTGAATATCCCATACACAACTTGCAACGCGTTTACGTCAGCATTGACATTTAACAAAGCTGCAACAAAATATTTTCTCTCGCAGCACAACATAAAAACAGCACCCTCAATTTTGCTACGAAAAAACGATATTATTAGCACCAAAACGATAATAGAAGGACTTGGATTGCCTATGTTTGTCAAGCCAAATAATGGCGGAAGTAGCTTTGGAGCAACAAAAGTTAAAAAATCGGAAGAGCTTTTAATAGCAATAGAAAACGCATTTAACGAAGATCACGAAGTTATTATTGAAACGTATATTCCTGCTACCGAGCTAACTTGCGGTGTAATGAAAGTGTGTGGAAAAGAGTATCTCTTTTCTCCCACCGAAATCGTTCCGAAAAAAGAGATGAACAAAGAGTTTTTCGACTACGAAGCAAAATACAAGGGGTTGGCTGAGGAGATCACTCCTGCAAGAA belongs to Bacteroidales bacterium and includes:
- a CDS encoding D-alanine--D-alanine ligase; the protein is MTKTKVALIYGGFSREKEISENSAKCIKSTLDPKKYEVYPILIDKNGWFYKSETESNKINKTDFSFTVNSKKVVPDVAYIIIHGTPGENGILQSYLDLLNIPYTTCNAFTSALTFNKAATKYFLSQHNIKTAPSILLRKNDIISTKTIIEGLGLPMFVKPNNGGSSFGATKVKKSEELLIAIENAFNEDHEVIIETYIPATELTCGVMKVCGKEYLFSPTEIVPKKEMNKEFFDYEAKYKGLAEEITPARISKELTAEIQSLSSKIYDILGCNGVVRIDYLYSDNTLYFMEINTVPGMSEQSIIPQQASYYGMSLNELNDMLIEDALNRR